From Heliomicrobium modesticaldum Ice1, a single genomic window includes:
- a CDS encoding DHA2 family efflux MFS transporter permease subunit, which yields MTSRENGHPGVLVVTMVVVIGTFMAVLDTSILNVALPKLMVLFSVDTKEIQWILTAYMLVSGAVIPIMSYLGDTYGYRSLYAYCLAAFTAGSLLCGLAWNNESLIVFRVIQALGGGLIQPASMALMFRFVPKEKMGMAMGLFGLSIAVAPSIGPSLGGFIVEDFSWRWLFMINVPLGVLGFVLCQTLLPETEKIPSAHFDFWGLLLSSGSAFLYLLALDKGQDWGWSSYTVVMLLLTATAMAALLVVVELNHTHPMLDLRLFKIPQFTYSVVISSCLYIILISGVLLWPIYLQNIRGYSAVQTGLILMPQAIAMGLMMPVAGKLYDKIGARPIVMVGLPLIGVSTYLMHTLTVDTPQSVFNLWLILRGLGLGLTFMPVNTAGVSAVPLMKAGAASTLNNLVRAVAGSFGIAITTSMLENRQAFHAHRLVEGLDLFSPSWTMMQQSADGILGATGDRSPLQPTTLTLMYGQIQLHSNTWAMADVFFVFALLVILVIPMALLLKKRGGKLGGPPVVAE from the coding sequence ATGACCTCCCGTGAGAATGGACATCCCGGCGTGTTGGTGGTGACGATGGTCGTTGTCATCGGCACCTTCATGGCCGTCCTCGACACATCGATCTTGAACGTGGCCTTGCCCAAACTGATGGTGCTGTTCAGTGTCGATACGAAAGAGATCCAGTGGATCCTGACGGCCTACATGCTCGTATCGGGCGCCGTCATCCCGATCATGTCCTACCTGGGCGACACCTACGGTTATCGTAGTCTTTACGCCTACTGCTTGGCCGCTTTTACGGCAGGCTCGCTGCTCTGCGGCCTCGCCTGGAACAACGAGAGTCTGATCGTCTTCCGGGTCATTCAGGCCCTCGGCGGCGGGCTGATCCAACCGGCCAGCATGGCCCTCATGTTCCGTTTTGTGCCCAAAGAGAAGATGGGCATGGCCATGGGGCTCTTCGGCCTCTCCATCGCCGTGGCCCCTTCGATCGGTCCCTCGCTGGGCGGTTTCATCGTCGAGGATTTCAGTTGGCGCTGGCTGTTTATGATCAACGTTCCCCTCGGGGTGCTCGGCTTCGTCCTATGTCAGACCCTTCTGCCGGAGACGGAGAAGATCCCTTCTGCGCATTTTGACTTTTGGGGACTTCTTCTCTCGTCTGGCAGCGCCTTCCTCTACCTGCTCGCCCTCGACAAGGGGCAGGACTGGGGCTGGTCGAGCTACACCGTCGTCATGCTCCTGCTCACTGCGACGGCGATGGCGGCGCTGCTGGTTGTGGTGGAGCTGAATCACACCCATCCCATGCTCGATCTGCGGCTGTTCAAAATCCCCCAGTTCACCTACAGCGTCGTCATCTCCAGTTGCCTCTACATCATCCTCATCAGCGGCGTCTTGCTCTGGCCGATCTACCTGCAGAACATCCGGGGCTATTCGGCTGTGCAGACGGGGCTCATCCTGATGCCCCAGGCGATCGCCATGGGCTTGATGATGCCTGTCGCCGGGAAGCTTTACGATAAGATCGGCGCCCGTCCCATAGTGATGGTAGGTCTCCCCCTTATCGGGGTCTCCACTTACCTGATGCATACGCTGACAGTGGACACGCCCCAGTCTGTCTTCAACCTTTGGCTGATCCTGCGGGGGCTTGGCCTCGGTTTGACCTTTATGCCTGTGAACACAGCCGGTGTCAGCGCCGTTCCGCTCATGAAAGCGGGCGCCGCGTCGACGCTGAACAACCTGGTCCGGGCTGTAGCCGGCTCCTTCGGCATCGCCATCACCACATCGATGCTGGAGAATCGGCAGGCCTTTCACGCCCACCGGCTGGTCGAGGGGCTCGATCTGTTCTCACCGAGCTGGACCATGATGCAGCAGTCAGCCGATGGCATCCTGGGGGCGACGGGAGATAGGTCGCCCTTGCAGCCGACAACGCTGACCCTCATGTACGGCCAGATTCAGCTGCACAGTAACACCTGGGCCATGGCTGACGTTTTTTTCGTCTTTGCCCTATTGGTCATCCTTGTCATTCCGATGGCGCTTTTGCTGAAGAAGAGGGGCGGCAAACTGGGCGGACCGCCGGTGGTGGCAGAGTAG